One Syntrophaceae bacterium DNA window includes the following coding sequences:
- the hisF gene encoding imidazole glycerol phosphate synthase subunit HisF codes for MLSKRIIPCLDVRDGKLTKGVKFKGNVDIGDPVEAARRYYEQGADEIVFYDITASSEGRDIMIDVVQRVAETIFIPFSVGGGIRTLEDMRRVILAGAEKVSVNSGAVENPGIISEGAVAFGSQCIVLGMDVKRVERSARIPSGYEIVIQGGRKSMGIDALWWAKEAESLGAGEICLNSIDADGTLDGYELDLTHLIATNVNIPVIASGGAGRKEHLLDVLTKAKADAALIASIVHYGTYTIAELKEYLSGNGVKVREVW; via the coding sequence ATGCTCAGTAAGCGCATCATTCCCTGCCTCGACGTGCGGGACGGCAAGCTCACGAAGGGGGTCAAGTTCAAGGGCAACGTCGACATCGGCGACCCGGTCGAGGCGGCGCGCCGCTACTATGAGCAGGGGGCCGACGAGATCGTCTTCTACGACATCACGGCCTCGTCGGAGGGGCGGGACATCATGATCGACGTGGTGCAGCGCGTCGCCGAGACGATCTTCATCCCCTTCTCGGTGGGCGGGGGCATCCGGACCCTCGAGGACATGCGCAGGGTCATCCTGGCGGGAGCGGAAAAGGTCAGCGTCAACTCCGGGGCCGTGGAGAACCCGGGCATTATCTCCGAGGGCGCCGTGGCGTTCGGAAGCCAGTGCATCGTCCTGGGGATGGACGTCAAGAGGGTCGAGAGAAGCGCGAGGATCCCATCGGGCTACGAGATCGTCATCCAGGGCGGCCGGAAGAGCATGGGGATCGACGCCCTCTGGTGGGCGAAGGAAGCCGAGAGCCTCGGAGCCGGCGAGATCTGTCTGAACTCGATCGACGCCGACGGGACCCTCGACGGCTACGAGTTGGATCTGACGCACCTGATCGCGACGAATGTAAATATCCCCGTTATCGCGTCGGGAGGGGCGGGCAGGAAAGAGCACCTGCTCGACGTCCTCACGAAGGCAAAGGCCGACGCGGCCCTCATCGCCTCCATCGTGCATTACGGCACCTACACGATCGCCGAACTCAAGGAATACCTCTCCGGCAACGGCGTGAAGGTGCGGGAGGTGTGGTAA
- the hisH gene encoding imidazole glycerol phosphate synthase subunit HisH → MIAIVDYRAGNLTSVARALQSLGVPCVITNRPDVLSSAERVVFPGVGAAGEAMRNLRETGLDRCIRGLFDSGKPLLGICLGTQVIFEYSEEDNRTDCLGIIPGAVRRFPADMREGGDPLKIPHMGWNRVAFRRGHPVFAGLPENAEFYFVHSYYPAPRNGDDVAGETAYGIRFASAIARRNLVAVQFHPEKSGRFGLAILENFSRWDGRYAQ, encoded by the coding sequence ATGATCGCCATCGTCGACTACCGGGCGGGCAATTTGACGAGCGTCGCCCGCGCCCTCCAGAGCCTCGGCGTTCCCTGCGTCATCACGAACCGCCCCGATGTCCTGAGCAGCGCCGAGCGGGTCGTCTTCCCCGGCGTCGGCGCCGCGGGGGAGGCCATGCGGAATCTCCGGGAAACGGGGCTGGACCGCTGCATCCGCGGGCTGTTCGACTCCGGAAAGCCGCTGCTCGGCATATGCCTGGGCACGCAGGTCATCTTCGAATACAGCGAGGAGGACAACCGGACCGATTGCCTGGGGATCATCCCCGGCGCAGTCAGGCGCTTCCCCGCGGACATGCGCGAGGGGGGCGACCCCCTCAAGATCCCCCACATGGGGTGGAACCGTGTCGCTTTCCGGCGCGGCCACCCGGTGTTCGCCGGCCTGCCGGAGAACGCCGAGTTCTACTTCGTGCACTCCTATTACCCCGCACCGCGGAACGGTGATGACGTGGCCGGCGAGACGGCATACGGGATCCGCTTTGCCTCGGCCATAGCGAGACGCAATCTCGTCGCGGTCCAGTTCCACCCCGAGAAGAGCGGGCGCTTCGGCCTCGCGATCCTGGAAAACTTCAGCCGTTGGGATGGCCGATATGCTCAGTAA